Below is a window of Danio rerio strain Tuebingen ecotype United States chromosome 11, GRCz12tu, whole genome shotgun sequence DNA.
ACCCTCACTATTTCATTAACTACTACTACTTTAGTTTTTCCAATAGTTTGAATGCTATACTGTTCTGCATTTTGTTAATCTCTATTCTTTAAACAGTTGTTTTCACAGCAGAGCACCGAGCAAGTGAGCAGTCCTGAAGAGGGCCCTACTTCCTCTCCAACTATAGTTCGTAAAATGGCGATCCGGACCAAAGAGCTGCGCTCTGGAGCTTATCGCTCTTTTACATTTACCCCCCTCAAACAGCGTCATCTGCAGGACAAACTGAGTGCACCACAAGGTGGGATGAGTGTTCATAGAACACTTTCGAGACTGAAAGAGTTCCTTAGGTAATGCACACATCTAGTTAAAAGTAGTTGGTTTAATAAAGTCACGATGGGTTAATTTGGTCATTGGTGGTTGGTGAGTTAAGGAGGTGGTGGGGATTATCAGCTGCCACTATTATCATTATGTCTTATTTATTATGATAAGTCAGTATTATGTGTGCTTCTCAGAATATTACAGAAATTCTTTCCTAAAATAAAACTGAACTTTCGGTCAATCTGAAATAGGATCAGTGCAATGCTTTCTTTtgccaaataaaataaacttggtCAAGTAATTTGTGAAGCCAATGAGAACTGAGCTCCTGTGGGAATCTTAAGaatcttttgtttttgtgaacCAGAAAAGGAACAAGCCACTGCAAAGGCATGCATGTCTCGAGCTCCCAGTTTGGCCGAAACAGAAGAAGCACTGGCTCAAGCTGTGTGGTGTTGGGCTGGCGTGTCTAGGTCAGTATTAGTGCACAATGACTTTGACGTCTGTTGTTCGGTTAAACATCAGGGTTATAATCTGTTCTTTTTATTTCTCAAGTAGTATATCCTAAGGAGGTCATGTGATGCTATTTTAAATgagaagttcacccaaaaaatgacaattctgttaaTAATTCCTCACCCACTTGTCGTTCAAATCCCCTCAGACATGTTCATTTTTAGAAAACATATCgggaagttttataaactaattttgagaggatcacaggCTTCTGATGCATCACAGCTGGTCTCGCATCATCAATCACTAACTAATCAGATGTTTCCAAACGCACATAAATAGTCTACTTTCCTTACCTTAGTCATCTTCGTTTTTTTGAAGTCCCCAAAGTCCCTATTGAACCAGTTGACACTTCTGTGCAGAGTTTTATAAGCAGTGTATCGATCCCTATAATTTGCCAATAACAAGTCGGGGGAGTTCATCGAGCTCTACcttagctcaaactccccttttgTCCTGCTAACggaagggagccctgggctcgaggatcttataagctcagggctctctcaagGGACAGCATGCAAAACAAGCTTTCATTATCAATCATCGGCTAAGTGCGAACTCTTAAaatctctatttaaaaaaatctttgtgttGAGTATTTGGTGTTTCCATTACAGTGACTGTAGCTCCTCACTGCTGGCAGATGATGTTTTGGGTGCTTTCCTTCTCTGTCCTCATCCCAAAAAGCCCAATCGTGGATCTCTTATAGTTCGTTTTTCCTCTGGACTGGTAACTTATGCTATTAAGAATTCCAAAGGGAAGTTCCGGCTTGAGGTGAGCAAAGTTTTTACTAAACATtagtcattaattttccttttcgGTCAGAATGTTTAATCTAGTCAATGTTTAATCTTCATTTACAGAAGTGCCACACTGACTTTGAAAGCCTTGCTGCTTTAATGGAGCACTACACAGAGTTCGGTGACGAGCTGGAATGTTCTCTGAGCTGCGCACGCGTCAACCACTGTTACGACTGGGAGGAGATGGTGAATAAGGGTTCACGTTTACTGCAGGACAACAAAAAAGGCACTTTTAAATG
It encodes the following:
- the sh2d5 gene encoding SH2 domain-containing protein 5 isoform 1 (isoform 1 is encoded by transcript variant 1), whose translation is MFKRQTPQPGSVWNMGETAGREHGTVTRSAEYIGSFPVDDSCLDDQIQQLHTQLKSLKNCKSKRTVSLRFSVKGVKVYDEDETTLLMAHAMCRVSLSTARPSDAQFAFASHNPGNSDAQLYCHLFRARHARAAQFLNLLLCRCFQLYFLEKHPEEAQEECSGKKPSRAPSLLNQGFPLSVSALVSFRRAPTQGLLPGAKLFSQQSTEQVSSPEEGPTSSPTIVRKMAIRTKELRSGAYRSFTFTPLKQRHLQDKLSAPQEKEQATAKACMSRAPSLAETEEALAQAVWCWAGVSSDCSSSLLADDVLGAFLLCPHPKKPNRGSLIVRFSSGLVTYAIKNSKGKFRLEKCHTDFESLAALMEHYTEFGDELECSLSCARVNHCYDWEEMVNKGSRLLQDNKKGTFKCRSWV
- the sh2d5 gene encoding SH2 domain-containing protein 5 isoform X1 gives rise to the protein MGETAGREHGTVTRSAEYIGSFPVDDSCLDDQIQQLHTQLKSLKNCKSKRTVSLRFSVKGVKVYDEDETTLLMAHAMCRVSLSTARPSDAQFAFASHNPGNSDAQLYCHLFRARHARAAQFLNLLLCRCFQLYFLEKHPEEAQEECSGKKPSRAPSLLNQGFPLSVSALVSFRRAPTQGLLPGAKLFSQQSTEQVSSPEEGPTSSPTIVRKMAIRTKELRSGAYRSFTFTPLKQRHLQDKLSAPQEKEQATAKACMSRAPSLAETEEALAQAVWCWAGVSSDCSSSLLADDVLGAFLLCPHPKKPNRGSLIVRFSSGLVTYAIKNSKGKFRLEKCHTDFESLAALMEHYTEFGDELECSLSCARVNHCYDWEEMVNKGSRLLQDNKKGTFKCRSWV